Proteins encoded by one window of Phenylobacterium soli:
- the erpA gene encoding iron-sulfur cluster insertion protein ErpA, translating to MTTAASQTQDVTLSESAARRIRAIGEAEGRPVMLRVAVEGGGCSGFQYQFDLTDQLNEDDLVVERDGARALVDVVSMALVKGSEIDFVEELVGAQFQVRNPNAKSSCGCGVSFSI from the coding sequence ATGACCACAGCAGCCAGCCAGACCCAAGACGTGACGCTTTCCGAGAGCGCCGCCCGCCGCATCCGCGCCATCGGCGAGGCCGAGGGCCGGCCGGTCATGCTGCGCGTCGCCGTCGAGGGCGGCGGCTGCTCGGGCTTCCAGTACCAGTTCGACCTCACCGACCAGCTCAACGAGGACGACCTCGTGGTCGAGCGCGACGGCGCCCGCGCCCTGGTCGACGTCGTCTCCATGGCCCTGGTGAAGGGCTCCGAGATCGATTTCGTCGAGGAGCTGGTCGGCGCCCAGTTCCAGGTGCGGAACCCGAACGCCAAGTCGAGCTGCGGCTGCGGCGTCAGCTTCTCGATCTAA
- a CDS encoding ArsR/SmtB family transcription factor: protein MAPAGAPLDRVFHALADPARRSMLERLSRGPASVSELAQPLSMSLPAVVQHLAVLEESGLVRSQKVGRVRTCQIEAGGMQRAEQWINERRLAWERRLDRLGGYLDAQAEKEGES from the coding sequence ATGGCGCCCGCCGGCGCGCCTCTCGACCGGGTGTTCCATGCGCTCGCCGACCCGGCGCGGCGGAGCATGCTGGAGCGGCTGAGCCGGGGGCCCGCCTCGGTCAGCGAGCTCGCCCAGCCGCTGTCCATGTCCCTGCCGGCGGTGGTTCAGCACCTGGCCGTGCTGGAGGAGAGCGGGCTGGTGCGGAGCCAGAAGGTGGGGCGCGTGCGCACCTGCCAGATCGAGGCCGGCGGCATGCAGCGGGCCGAACAGTGGATCAACGAGCGGCGCCTCGCCTGGGAGCGGCGCCTGGACCGGCTCGGCGGCTACCTCGACGCCCAGGCGGAGAAGGAAGGGGAATCCTGA
- a CDS encoding class I adenylate-forming enzyme family protein, giving the protein MPSRQDVIAAMTASGPFELAHDHSAGYPARVYRNAPASMRELLLATRAHGDKPFLIYEDRSLTYAEHFGRVAALAAYLKGLGVAKGDRVAIGMRNYPEWSLAFWACQAIGAIAVALNAWWTTAELAYALEDAEPKAVVVDRERLDRMRPLIGGFDPAAVIVARRGEHGLGGVDLEAVAGEAAEDLPEAEVGPEDLATILYTSGTTGFPKGAMATHRNHVTNTMNSLLSGAAARVAAGAPEPGPDTPQPGVLQTFPFFHIGGLTGLYVSAVAGSKMALMYKWAPAEAVKIVETHRLSGVSGVPIVVRQFLEAAAASGADVSSIAGVTSGGAPVPPDLIRRIESQFAAKAAPGNGYGLTETTSAVIVNGGADYFAQPDSVGRPAPTAEICVVDDEGRPVPDGQVGEIWVRGPNVIPGYWKKPEATEAAFGGGWFRTGDLGYVDAQGLYYVVDRKKDVIIRGGENVYCAEVEAAILEQPGVLDAAVVGLPHPDYGEEVAAVIQVAPQDLSGPIADQVRAALAERLAKFKIPTAIRLTADPLPRTATGKVLKRELKEVFA; this is encoded by the coding sequence ATGCCCTCGCGCCAGGATGTCATCGCGGCCATGACCGCGAGCGGGCCGTTCGAGCTCGCCCACGACCACTCGGCCGGATACCCGGCGCGCGTCTATCGCAACGCGCCCGCCTCGATGCGCGAGCTGCTGCTCGCCACCCGCGCCCACGGGGACAAGCCCTTCCTGATCTACGAGGACCGGTCGCTGACCTACGCCGAGCACTTCGGCCGGGTGGCGGCCCTGGCGGCCTATCTTAAGGGCCTCGGGGTGGCGAAGGGCGATCGCGTGGCCATCGGCATGCGCAACTATCCCGAATGGAGCCTGGCGTTCTGGGCCTGCCAGGCGATCGGGGCCATCGCCGTGGCGCTGAACGCCTGGTGGACGACCGCCGAGCTCGCCTACGCCCTGGAGGACGCCGAGCCCAAGGCTGTGGTGGTGGACAGGGAGCGCCTCGACCGCATGCGGCCGCTGATCGGCGGCTTCGATCCCGCCGCGGTCATCGTGGCGCGGCGCGGCGAACACGGCCTGGGCGGCGTCGACCTGGAGGCCGTGGCCGGCGAGGCGGCCGAGGACCTGCCGGAGGCCGAGGTCGGCCCGGAGGATCTCGCCACCATCCTCTACACCTCGGGTACGACGGGCTTTCCGAAGGGGGCGATGGCGACCCATCGCAACCACGTCACCAACACCATGAACTCGCTGCTCTCCGGGGCGGCGGCGCGGGTGGCGGCGGGCGCGCCGGAGCCCGGGCCCGACACCCCGCAGCCCGGCGTGCTGCAGACCTTCCCCTTCTTCCACATCGGCGGCCTGACCGGCCTCTATGTCAGCGCGGTCGCCGGTTCCAAGATGGCGCTGATGTACAAGTGGGCGCCGGCCGAGGCGGTGAAGATCGTCGAGACCCACCGGCTGAGCGGAGTCTCGGGCGTGCCGATCGTGGTCCGCCAGTTCCTGGAAGCGGCGGCGGCCTCGGGCGCCGACGTCAGCTCCATCGCCGGGGTGACCTCTGGGGGCGCGCCGGTGCCGCCGGATCTGATCCGCCGCATCGAGAGCCAGTTCGCGGCCAAGGCCGCGCCCGGCAACGGCTATGGCCTGACCGAGACCACCAGCGCGGTGATCGTCAACGGCGGCGCCGACTACTTCGCCCAGCCGGACAGCGTCGGCCGGCCGGCGCCGACGGCCGAGATCTGTGTCGTGGACGACGAGGGGCGGCCCGTGCCCGACGGTCAGGTCGGCGAGATCTGGGTGCGCGGGCCGAACGTGATCCCCGGCTACTGGAAGAAGCCCGAGGCCACCGAGGCGGCGTTCGGCGGCGGCTGGTTCCGCACCGGCGATCTCGGCTACGTGGACGCGCAGGGGCTCTACTACGTCGTCGACCGCAAGAAGGACGTGATCATCCGCGGCGGCGAGAACGTCTATTGCGCCGAGGTGGAGGCCGCGATCCTGGAGCAGCCGGGCGTGCTGGACGCGGCCGTCGTCGGCCTGCCGCACCCGGACTACGGGGAAGAGGTGGCCGCGGTCATCCAGGTGGCGCCCCAGGACCTGAGCGGTCCGATCGCCGACCAGGTGCGCGCCGCCCTCGCCGAGCGGCTGGCGAAGTTCAAGATCCCGACCGCGATTAGGCTGACCGCCGATCCCCTGCCGCGCACCGCCACCGGCAAGGTCTTGAAGCGGGAGCTGAAGGAGGTGTTCGCATGA
- a CDS encoding SRPBCC family protein, with product MTERNITHGTFHIERVYPHPVERVYAAFATAEGKAGWFGGGEEQTILERVFDFREGGRERAVGRWESGTVSQFDATYFDIVPDARIVYAYEMHIDGVKISVSLATIEFKPAAGGTRLLLSESGAFLDGYDDAGSREHGTNFLMDRVGEYLARSAA from the coding sequence ATGACCGAGCGCAACATCACCCACGGCACGTTCCACATCGAGCGGGTCTATCCGCACCCGGTGGAGCGGGTCTATGCGGCCTTCGCCACAGCCGAGGGCAAGGCGGGCTGGTTCGGCGGCGGCGAGGAGCAGACCATCCTCGAGCGGGTGTTCGATTTCCGCGAGGGGGGCCGGGAGCGGGCGGTCGGCCGCTGGGAATCCGGAACCGTCTCGCAGTTCGACGCCACCTACTTCGACATCGTGCCGGACGCGCGCATCGTCTACGCCTACGAGATGCACATCGACGGGGTGAAGATCTCGGTCTCCCTGGCCACCATCGAGTTCAAGCCGGCGGCGGGCGGCACGCGCCTCCTGCTCAGCGAAAGCGGCGCCTTCCTCGACGGCTACGACGATGCCGGCTCGCGCGAGCACGGGACCAATTTCCTGATGGATCGCGTGGGCGAATATCTCGCCCGATCAGCCGCTTAG
- a CDS encoding phosphotransferase family protein, with amino-acid sequence MSEPAIPVRDVVPAHRFDEARLEQWLTRHVDGFGRNMRVQQFQGGASNPTFLLTTETADGPWRYVLRKKPPGQLLASAHQVDREHRIMKALEGRVPVPHMRALCEDPEVIGTAFYVMDFLPGRIFRDATLPGLTPADRAAVYDELNATLAKLHQVDFEAVGLGDYGRPGNYFERQVARWTRQYRDAETETVPEMEALIEKLPARIPADQSVSIAHGDYRLENVMFHPTEPKLIAVLDWELSTIGHPLADLGYNGFMWRSHSPSWGMLDGVDFATSGIPTEADYVAAYCRRTGRHEIEDWPFYVAFGVFRLASISQGVYRRILAGIAASERPAENGAPALAKQALEILEGG; translated from the coding sequence TTGTCAGAACCCGCGATCCCGGTCCGCGACGTCGTTCCTGCGCACCGCTTCGACGAGGCCCGCCTCGAGCAGTGGCTCACGCGCCACGTCGACGGATTCGGCCGCAACATGCGCGTGCAGCAGTTCCAGGGGGGCGCCTCGAACCCGACCTTCCTGCTCACCACCGAGACGGCGGACGGGCCCTGGCGCTACGTGCTGCGCAAGAAGCCGCCGGGCCAGCTGCTGGCCAGCGCCCACCAGGTCGACCGCGAGCACCGGATCATGAAGGCGCTGGAGGGCCGGGTCCCCGTGCCGCACATGCGCGCCCTGTGCGAGGACCCCGAGGTCATCGGCACCGCCTTCTACGTCATGGACTTCCTGCCGGGCCGGATCTTCCGGGACGCCACCCTGCCGGGCCTGACCCCGGCCGACCGGGCGGCGGTGTATGACGAGCTGAACGCCACCCTCGCCAAGCTGCACCAGGTGGACTTCGAGGCGGTGGGGCTCGGCGACTACGGCCGGCCGGGCAACTACTTCGAGCGCCAGGTGGCCCGCTGGACGCGCCAATACCGCGACGCCGAGACCGAGACGGTGCCGGAGATGGAGGCGCTGATCGAGAAGCTGCCGGCCCGCATCCCGGCCGACCAGTCGGTGTCGATCGCCCACGGCGACTACCGGCTGGAGAACGTCATGTTCCACCCCACCGAGCCGAAGCTGATCGCGGTGCTCGACTGGGAGCTCTCGACCATCGGCCACCCGCTGGCGGACCTCGGCTACAACGGCTTCATGTGGCGCTCGCATTCGCCGTCCTGGGGGATGCTGGACGGGGTGGACTTCGCCACCAGCGGCATCCCGACCGAGGCAGACTATGTGGCCGCCTACTGCCGCCGCACGGGCCGCCATGAGATCGAGGACTGGCCGTTCTACGTGGCCTTCGGCGTGTTCCGCCTGGCCTCCATCTCCCAGGGCGTCTACCGGCGCATCCTGGCCGGCATCGCCGCCAGCGAACGGCCCGCCGAGAACGGCGCGCCGGCCCTGGCCAAGCAGGCGCTGGAGATCCTCGAGGGCGGTTGA
- a CDS encoding glutathione S-transferase family protein, producing MELAMFVLHGHPLSSFHQKAAVAFYDTGTPFEFAMLDLGDEAERARFTALWPFGKMPVLEDRARGQVVGESTAVIEHLAATTPAAARLIPADPETARRTRLMDRIFDLYVQAPFQRFGDHRREVPGARDEAIPELVKGQLATAYGYLEGALAGRAWAAGEDFTLADCGAGPALFYANRILPIADHPNIAAYFERLKARPSYARAFEESKPYLDWVPF from the coding sequence ATGGAGCTCGCCATGTTCGTGCTGCACGGCCACCCGCTGTCCTCCTTCCACCAGAAGGCGGCGGTCGCGTTCTACGACACCGGGACGCCCTTCGAATTCGCCATGCTGGACCTCGGCGACGAGGCGGAGCGGGCGCGCTTCACCGCCCTGTGGCCGTTCGGCAAGATGCCGGTGTTGGAGGATCGGGCGCGCGGCCAGGTGGTGGGCGAGTCCACCGCGGTGATCGAGCACCTGGCGGCGACGACCCCGGCCGCGGCGCGGCTGATCCCGGCCGATCCGGAGACCGCCCGCCGGACGCGGCTGATGGACCGGATCTTCGATCTCTACGTCCAGGCGCCGTTCCAGCGTTTCGGCGACCACCGGCGCGAGGTTCCGGGCGCGCGCGACGAGGCGATCCCGGAGCTCGTCAAGGGCCAGCTGGCCACCGCCTACGGCTATCTCGAGGGGGCGCTGGCGGGGCGCGCCTGGGCCGCGGGCGAGGACTTCACCCTGGCCGACTGCGGGGCGGGGCCGGCGCTGTTCTATGCGAACCGCATCCTCCCGATCGCCGACCACCCGAACATCGCCGCCTATTTCGAGCGGCTGAAGGCGCGCCCCTCCTATGCCCGGGCGTTCGAGGAATCGAAGCCGTACCTGGACTGGGTGCCGTTCTGA
- the nagZ gene encoding beta-N-acetylhexosaminidase, giving the protein MSAKGSRLACILGCAGAALSREEAAFFRDVKPWGFILFARNAEDPDQVRRLTDALRETVGREDAPILIDQEGGRVQRLRPPHWRKYPPGRAYGQLAGNDPLLKREITRLGARLIAHDLAALGINVDCVPVLDVPDPSGHEIIGDRAYGQTPEEVASLGRAAAEGLIAGGVLPVVKHMPGHGRAMADSHMELPVVEASWEELDARDFAPFKALSDMPMAMSAHVIYTAIDPKRPGTTSKKVHRRAIRGAIGFDGLVMTDDLSMKALSGDFTDRARDSLAAGCDVVLHCNGDMDEMKAVVEGCGPLKGKAARRAEAALARIPRHSEPLDVEEAVARFEAALRISA; this is encoded by the coding sequence GTGAGCGCGAAGGGAAGCCGCCTGGCCTGCATCCTGGGCTGCGCCGGCGCGGCGCTGAGCCGGGAGGAGGCCGCCTTCTTCAGGGACGTGAAGCCCTGGGGCTTCATCCTGTTCGCGCGCAACGCCGAGGATCCCGACCAGGTGCGCCGCCTGACGGACGCCCTGCGCGAGACCGTCGGCCGCGAGGACGCGCCGATCCTGATCGACCAGGAGGGCGGTCGAGTGCAGCGCCTGCGGCCGCCGCACTGGCGCAAGTACCCGCCGGGCCGCGCCTATGGCCAGCTCGCCGGCAACGACCCGCTGCTCAAGCGCGAGATCACCCGCCTCGGGGCGCGGCTCATCGCCCATGATCTGGCCGCGCTGGGGATCAACGTCGACTGCGTGCCGGTGCTCGACGTGCCCGACCCCTCCGGCCACGAGATCATCGGCGACCGCGCCTATGGCCAGACGCCGGAGGAGGTGGCGAGCCTCGGCCGCGCCGCCGCCGAGGGGCTGATCGCCGGCGGCGTGCTGCCGGTGGTCAAGCACATGCCCGGCCACGGCCGCGCCATGGCCGACAGCCACATGGAGCTGCCGGTGGTGGAGGCGTCCTGGGAGGAGCTCGACGCGCGCGACTTCGCTCCGTTCAAGGCCCTCTCGGACATGCCGATGGCGATGAGCGCCCACGTGATCTACACGGCCATCGATCCCAAGCGGCCCGGCACCACCTCGAAGAAGGTGCACAGGCGCGCCATCCGCGGCGCCATCGGCTTCGACGGCCTTGTGATGACCGACGATCTTTCGATGAAGGCGCTCTCGGGCGACTTTACGGACCGGGCGAGGGATTCGCTCGCGGCAGGATGCGACGTCGTGCTCCACTGCAACGGCGACATGGACGAGATGAAGGCCGTGGTCGAAGGCTGCGGACCCCTGAAGGGCAAGGCGGCCCGCCGCGCCGAGGCGGCGCTGGCCCGCATCCCGCGCCATTCCGAGCCGCTCGACGTCGAGGAGGCCGTGGCCCGCTTCGAAGCGGCGCTGCGGATTTCGGCGTGA
- a CDS encoding SPOR domain-containing protein has protein sequence MSDHERGAYTPPTDAPLSFEARQPVRGARPFPLTLVVSVLVLLGLAAAIFVFYRSGVRQAGGAPQVVGTPVAGMKAPPPAEAQPQDPAAGLEIYRSENGQPPQMVPAQPQFTPPPEQPQARAPVGPPVVLAPAQPGPQTAPQTAPQPAPPQPTAQAAAAAHPTAQPPALRPAQPAPTPAPIPAKPAAQIPAKPVAVVPPPKPAAEKPKPVVAEKAPAPAAKGAAAVQIGAVSSPALADKTWNEAVAVAPGLAAGKGKGVEKVDRDGKVLYRTSVTGFASKEAAAAFCAKLKAAGKACFVK, from the coding sequence ATGTCCGACCACGAGCGCGGCGCCTATACGCCGCCCACCGATGCGCCCCTGTCCTTCGAGGCGCGCCAGCCCGTGCGCGGGGCGCGGCCGTTCCCGCTGACCCTGGTGGTCAGCGTCCTGGTGCTGCTGGGCCTCGCCGCCGCGATCTTCGTCTTCTACCGCTCCGGCGTGCGCCAGGCGGGCGGCGCGCCGCAGGTGGTCGGCACGCCGGTCGCCGGCATGAAGGCCCCGCCGCCGGCCGAGGCCCAGCCGCAGGATCCGGCCGCGGGCCTGGAGATCTACCGCTCGGAGAATGGCCAGCCGCCGCAGATGGTCCCGGCCCAGCCGCAGTTCACCCCGCCGCCTGAGCAGCCGCAGGCGCGGGCCCCGGTCGGTCCGCCGGTGGTCCTGGCGCCGGCCCAGCCCGGTCCCCAAACCGCGCCGCAGACCGCGCCCCAGCCGGCGCCGCCGCAACCCACGGCTCAGGCCGCCGCCGCGGCCCATCCGACCGCCCAGCCGCCGGCCCTGCGCCCGGCCCAGCCGGCGCCGACGCCCGCGCCCATCCCGGCCAAGCCCGCCGCCCAGATCCCGGCCAAACCGGTGGCCGTCGTCCCGCCGCCCAAGCCCGCGGCCGAGAAGCCGAAGCCCGTCGTCGCCGAAAAAGCGCCTGCGCCCGCCGCCAAGGGCGCGGCCGCCGTGCAGATCGGGGCGGTGTCCTCGCCGGCGCTGGCCGACAAGACCTGGAACGAGGCCGTGGCCGTCGCGCCGGGCCTCGCCGCCGGCAAGGGCAAGGGCGTCGAGAAGGTCGACCGCGACGGCAAGGTCCTCTACCGCACCTCGGTCACCGGCTTCGCCAGCAAGGAGGCCGCGGCCGCCTTCTGCGCCAAGCTGAAGGCCGCCGGGAAGGCCTGCTTCGTCAAGTGA
- a CDS encoding phytanoyl-CoA dioxygenase family protein, with protein sequence MSLALDYDWPALREAWDRDGVVKLPAALNAAQLAETLAAYEWSLANPGPGASRDRHTPEVTFYNDLFNPNALTGYREMLQRSPIPSYVAELWRTPDVWFFYEQVFLKEGGEVRRTPWHQDSSYLAIDGQDLAVVWISFDRLSQADSLEFVKGSHHGILYNGSAFKPGDDTAPLHRGSSLPRLPDIEGDRSGWDIVSWPVEPGDIIVFHPKVLHGGGATHGGMRRRTLTLRFFGDRSVYDPRDGGAGPPIKGFHQRMSAGAPFRDDSFLKLR encoded by the coding sequence ATGAGCCTGGCTCTGGACTACGACTGGCCGGCGCTGCGCGAGGCCTGGGACCGGGACGGGGTGGTCAAGCTGCCAGCGGCGCTGAACGCGGCCCAGCTCGCCGAGACCCTGGCCGCTTATGAGTGGAGCCTGGCGAACCCGGGGCCGGGCGCCTCGCGCGATCGCCACACCCCGGAGGTCACCTTCTACAACGACCTCTTCAACCCGAACGCCCTGACCGGCTACCGCGAGATGCTGCAGCGCTCGCCGATCCCGTCCTATGTCGCCGAGCTGTGGCGCACCCCGGACGTCTGGTTCTTCTACGAGCAGGTGTTCCTGAAGGAGGGCGGGGAGGTGCGCCGCACGCCATGGCACCAGGACTCCTCCTACCTCGCGATCGACGGCCAGGACCTGGCGGTGGTGTGGATCAGCTTCGACCGCCTGTCGCAGGCGGATTCCCTGGAGTTCGTGAAGGGCTCCCACCACGGGATCCTCTACAACGGCTCGGCCTTCAAGCCGGGCGACGACACCGCGCCGCTGCACCGCGGGTCGAGCTTGCCGCGCCTGCCCGATATCGAGGGCGACCGCAGCGGCTGGGACATCGTCTCCTGGCCGGTGGAGCCGGGCGACATCATCGTCTTCCATCCAAAGGTGCTGCACGGCGGCGGCGCGACCCACGGCGGCATGCGGCGGCGCACCCTGACGCTGCGATTCTTCGGCGACCGCTCGGTCTACGACCCGCGCGACGGCGGGGCCGGGCCGCCGATCAAGGGCTTCCACCAGCGGATGTCGGCCGGCGCGCCGTTCCGCGACGACAGCTTCCTGAAGCTGCGCTGA
- a CDS encoding deoxyguanosinetriphosphate triphosphohydrolase — protein MPTSLPPRAPYAERPSASRGRKVAEDESRTRTPFARDRDRIIHSTAFRRLKEKTQVFVAHEGDHFRTRLTHSLEVAQIARSLATALGLDADLAETIALAHDLGHPPFGHAGEDELQIQMEDFGGFDHNVQTFRVVTKLERRYPRFDGLNLTWETLEGVIKHNGPVVDRLSRPSWRAIAEFDADYDLRLDTWASAEAQVAALSDDIAYNNHDVDDGVAAGVFHLKELLDVPLIGPHVESAFRDYPDCDQTIIRLEAVRRMIGAMVDDVLAETQRRAKAGKVESPEDVRMLGHALVAFSRDMVEDLGQLRAFLMERMYRHWRVNRTRSQARRMLGEMFQLFLSEPDVMPAEWGQRAAERDQAGRARVVCDYIAGMTDRFAIEEHKKLFHLDVWG, from the coding sequence ATGCCCACCTCTCTTCCGCCCCGCGCGCCCTATGCCGAACGTCCCTCCGCCTCCCGCGGCCGCAAGGTCGCCGAGGACGAGAGCCGCACGCGCACGCCCTTCGCCCGCGACCGCGACCGGATCATCCACTCGACCGCCTTCCGCCGCCTCAAGGAGAAGACCCAGGTCTTCGTGGCCCACGAGGGCGACCACTTCAGGACGCGCCTGACGCACTCGCTGGAGGTGGCGCAGATCGCCCGCTCGCTGGCGACGGCCCTGGGGCTGGACGCCGACCTCGCCGAGACCATCGCGCTCGCCCACGACCTCGGCCACCCGCCGTTCGGCCACGCTGGCGAGGACGAGCTGCAGATCCAGATGGAGGACTTCGGCGGCTTCGACCACAACGTCCAGACCTTCCGGGTGGTGACCAAGCTGGAGCGCCGTTATCCGCGCTTCGACGGGCTGAACCTCACCTGGGAGACTCTGGAAGGGGTCATCAAGCACAACGGCCCGGTGGTCGACCGCCTCTCGCGGCCCTCCTGGCGGGCGATCGCCGAGTTCGACGCCGACTACGACCTGCGGCTCGACACCTGGGCTTCGGCCGAAGCCCAGGTCGCGGCCCTCTCCGACGACATCGCCTACAACAACCACGACGTGGACGACGGCGTGGCGGCCGGGGTGTTCCACCTCAAGGAGCTGCTCGACGTGCCGTTGATCGGGCCGCACGTGGAGAGCGCCTTCCGCGACTATCCCGACTGCGACCAGACCATCATCCGGCTCGAGGCGGTGCGGCGGATGATCGGGGCCATGGTCGACGACGTGCTGGCCGAGACCCAGCGCCGGGCCAAGGCGGGCAAGGTCGAGAGTCCCGAGGACGTGCGCATGCTGGGCCATGCCCTGGTCGCCTTCTCGCGCGACATGGTCGAGGACCTCGGCCAGCTCCGCGCTTTCCTCATGGAGCGCATGTACCGCCACTGGCGGGTCAACCGCACCCGCAGCCAGGCGCGCCGGATGTTGGGCGAGATGTTCCAGCTGTTCCTCTCCGAGCCCGACGTGATGCCCGCCGAATGGGGCCAGCGCGCCGCCGAGCGCGACCAGGCCGGCCGCGCCCGGGTGGTCTGCGACTACATCGCCGGCATGACCGACCGCTTCGCCATCGAGGAGCACAAGAAGCTCTTCCACCTCGACGTGTGGGGGTGA
- a CDS encoding metallophosphoesterase family protein: MAQAASKVGGQLVYAIGDIHGCYGLMKDLLARIAADSAEHARGRRPVLVFLGDYVDRGPHSAQVMEALVWLQRRRDLDIHFLKGNHEQGLLEFMDEPERGAPWLGFGGAETLGAYGVQPPPEASPEALRAARDELLERMPASHLKLLLQLETLVVIGDYAFVHAGIRPGTPLEAQSENDLLWMRRGFVDQPGPFPKIIVHGHTWLGEQPQLMEHRLGLDTGAYATGVLTAARLEDGEVAILQARRSDVWAPAQPEAATA, encoded by the coding sequence ATGGCGCAGGCGGCGAGCAAGGTGGGCGGCCAACTGGTCTACGCCATCGGCGACATCCACGGCTGCTACGGGTTGATGAAGGACCTTCTGGCCAGGATCGCCGCGGACAGCGCCGAGCACGCGCGGGGCCGCCGGCCGGTCCTCGTCTTCCTCGGCGACTATGTGGACCGCGGCCCCCACTCGGCCCAGGTCATGGAGGCCCTGGTCTGGCTCCAGCGCCGCCGCGATCTCGACATCCACTTCCTGAAGGGCAACCACGAGCAGGGCCTCCTGGAGTTCATGGACGAGCCCGAGCGCGGCGCCCCGTGGCTCGGCTTCGGGGGCGCGGAGACCCTCGGCGCCTACGGCGTGCAGCCGCCGCCCGAGGCCTCGCCCGAGGCCCTGCGCGCCGCCCGCGACGAGTTGCTGGAGCGGATGCCCGCCTCGCACCTGAAGCTCCTCCTGCAACTGGAGACCCTGGTGGTCATCGGCGACTACGCCTTCGTCCACGCTGGCATCCGGCCGGGGACGCCGCTGGAGGCGCAGAGCGAGAACGACCTGCTGTGGATGCGCCGCGGCTTCGTCGACCAGCCGGGCCCCTTCCCCAAGATCATCGTCCACGGCCACACCTGGCTCGGCGAACAGCCGCAGCTGATGGAACATCGCCTGGGGCTCGACACCGGCGCCTACGCGACCGGGGTGCTCACCGCGGCCCGGCTGGAGGACGGCGAGGTGGCGATCCTGCAGGCCAGGCGCTCCGACGTCTGGGCCCCCGCCCAGCCGGAGGCGGCGACGGCCTAG
- a CDS encoding segregation and condensation protein A, which translates to MSGGFQPGLDFSAVQTAVEDGEALIVDIDGYEGPLHVLLALARSQKVDLLKLSVLKLAEQYLAFVKEARRRRFSLAADYLVMAAWLAYLKSRLLLPKPEKLKEDEAPAEEVAARLAFRLAKLDAMRKAAEELKIRPQLGRDVFGRGDPEAIKIVPSGRIEGDLYSLMSAYIGQRQKDAARRYQPRPQQAYPLEDARERLRRLLPDLDRWTPLTGVAPFGPEGQGPSRKSYVASTLSASLELVKDGALEARQLEAFADIYLRARKGEAA; encoded by the coding sequence GTGAGCGGCGGCTTCCAGCCCGGCCTCGATTTCTCCGCCGTGCAGACGGCGGTCGAGGACGGCGAGGCGCTGATCGTCGATATCGACGGCTACGAGGGCCCGCTGCACGTGCTGCTCGCCCTGGCCCGCAGCCAGAAGGTCGACCTCCTCAAGCTGTCGGTGCTCAAGCTGGCCGAGCAGTACCTGGCCTTCGTGAAGGAGGCGCGCCGCCGGCGCTTCTCGCTCGCCGCCGACTACCTCGTGATGGCGGCCTGGCTCGCCTACCTCAAGTCGCGGCTCCTGCTGCCCAAGCCGGAGAAGCTCAAGGAGGACGAGGCGCCGGCCGAGGAGGTCGCCGCCCGGCTGGCCTTCCGCCTCGCCAAGCTCGACGCCATGCGCAAGGCGGCGGAAGAGCTGAAGATCCGGCCCCAGCTCGGCCGCGACGTGTTCGGCCGCGGCGACCCCGAAGCCATCAAGATCGTGCCGTCCGGGCGCATCGAAGGCGACCTCTATTCCCTGATGAGCGCCTACATCGGCCAGCGGCAGAAAGACGCCGCGCGGCGCTACCAGCCGCGGCCCCAGCAGGCCTATCCGCTGGAGGACGCCCGCGAGCGACTGCGCCGGCTGCTGCCCGACCTCGACCGCTGGACGCCGCTCACCGGCGTCGCCCCCTTCGGCCCGGAAGGGCAGGGGCCGAGCCGCAAATCCTATGTCGCCTCGACCCTCTCGGCGAGCCTGGAGCTGGTGAAGGACGGCGCGCTCGAAGCCCGCCAGCTCGAAGCCTTCGCCGACATCTACCTGCGCGCCCGCAAGGGAGAGGCGGCGTGA